The region TGACCTCACTGGTAAAATATATCGCAGATCCATATGATAAACTTCCTGAGATGGTATTCTGGCTTATGGGAAGTCTTTCATCTGTCAGGGTCGAGGATCTAATCTATGTAACACCTGCAATTCTTGCCGGTATGCTTGTCCTTATTCTAATTGGGTGGCGCATCAATGTTATTTCTTTAGGAGAGGAAGAAGCCAGGTCATTGGGTATAGATACCAGGAAAATGACAATACTGGTCGTCATTTGTGCTACTCTGGTCACTACTTCTGCAATTAGTATCAGCGGTATTATTGGATGGGTAGGCCTTGTAGTCCCCCATATCTCGCGGATGCTGGTTGGTCCAAGTTACAAAAAACTGTTACCAATGTCAGTTTTCCTCGGTGCATCTTTTCTTTTGGTCGTAGATGACCTCGCAAGGACATTAATGAGCATAGAAATTCCTCTGGGAATCCTTACGGCACTGATAGGGGCTCCATTCTTTGCTTATCTCTTACAAAAAAAGAAGGTTGGTTGGTCATGATATTAAGAGTAGACAATGCTTCATATTCGTATGATGGGAAGAAGAATGTATTTGAGGATATTTCCTTTTTTTTAAAAAAGGGTGAGACTTTATGCATACTTGGTCCCAATGGGATTGGTAAATCCACATTGCTAAAATGTCTCGGCAATGTATTAAAATTAAGTGAGGGCAGCGTCCTTATTGATGGGAATGATATCTCTTCTATGAGCAGGACTGAGATTGCCCAAAAGATAGGTTACGTTCCACAGTCTGATCAATCGGTATTTCCTTTTTCTGTACTGGATTTTGTAATGCTTGGCAGGGCGCCTCATCTTCCCTTTTTCTCATCTCCGGGAGAAAAGGACCTCCGGATTGCCGGGAATGCCATCAGTAAAGTGGGAATCTCCCATTTGAGGGACAGGCCTGTTACAGAAGTAAGCGGTGGCGAAAGACAACTTGCTTTAATTGCAAGGGCTCTGGCACAGGAGCCGGAAATTTTGCTTCTGGATGAACCTACATCCCATCTGGATTTCGGGAATCAGGTACGTGTTCTGAACCTTATTGAAAGGCTTACCTCTCAGGGAACTTCTGTAATTATGAGCACTCACTTTCCGGATCATGGTTTTATAGGCTCTAAGAATGTAGCGATAATGCTCGAGAACGATTTCATAGAACAGGGGACCGCTGAAGAAGTAATTACAAAAGAGAACATGGCCCTTGCATATGGTGTCGATGTAGCTATCGATCATGTCAGTTCCATACAGAGAAATGTATGTCTTCCTCTTTAATTATATCAGCCTTTTTTTAGTCCCGTATAAATTTCACCACAGGACACACCTCGATACATTTGCCGCAATGGGTGCACTTATCTCCGATATAGGCAATTTTGTTTTCTATCCGGATTGCATTGTGGGGACATTTGCCGATACAGACTCCGCATCCTGTACATCCCAGGGCGCGGCGTATTGAGCTCTCTGTGTCCCTGAGGAGCTTTCCGGCATCGGACTTGGAGGATGCCCTGACTCTTACCGACCCTGTGGCAAATACCTGTGCTGTATCCTTTTTCCGGGTGATCATTGCCATCTCGTCTGTATACTTTACTTCACCAATAGCAAGCAACATGCCGCTTTTCCTTATTTTTTCCATATCAAGGACTGTGGAGAAACTTCCCTCAGCTGTCATTTCTCCGGTGGTGCAGGGCCGATGGCCCACACTTGAGGTGAATGTCAATTTGTTAGGGTCGTATCTTGTGGGAGCAGTATTAATTCCCAATTCCTCTGCAATTTTTTTAATGTTGGCAGGGAGCGATTTCCATCGCCAGAATCCATAATCAGCCCACTCTTTATCGATGCCGGTTTTATCGGCATAGGCATACAAATGTTTCATCAGTTTTTCTTCATAATGCGGATGTGTTTCTTTCAGGCGTTTGAGATCCCCCAGCGACGACGAAGGACATAACCAGCATCCCATTCTGTCAAATCCTTTCTCATAGAGGGGATTGTAGGGCAACTCATTCATGAATATGTAGAGCCATATATGCAGGGCAGTCCAGTCCTGTATCGGTGAGGCTGCGGTCTGGTTACCCACCCAGGGATTTTTCCAGACACGATTACTACGGGCCCGGGTTGTTGATTCATATTTGCGCTGGCCTACAAAGGTCAGGCAGCCTTTATCATAATTCTCTTTTATCAACTGGCTTAGGGGGCCGAGTTTGCATATTTTGCAGCACCAGCGCATCTCCACAGCAGGCGGGCCGAAAGCATCGATTGAATCCCAGAAGGCTTCACCGACACTTATGGATCTGACATCCTTTGAATATAATTCACCCACATGGTCGATGTTTTCCAGGGTTTCAGGGAATTCAAGCCCGGTGTCGGCAAACATTATGTCATAATCCCCGACACATTCATCCACAAGCTGGACTACTGCAAGACTGTCCTTGCCTCCGGAATAAGATACGGATATGGGCAGTTCCTCTTTTTTAATGGTTTTCTGGATGAAATCGTGGGCTTGTCCAATTGCTTCATCCATAATGAATCGGTTTGCACGGATAACATCGTCCCAGCATGAAGGTTTTCTGTCATTGACTTTTGAAGTCGTATCCTCTTTCCACCGGGGCTTAACTGCAGTGCCTTTTTGGGCTTCCATCATTTCCTGGCCATCCATTCGAGCACGGCCTGTAGCAACTACTTCTCCGGCAGTGGTTATTATTATTACCTCGTCATTTTTCTGTATTCCCGAATCCGCATCCAGTACTCCCGGGGCAAGCAGGTTTGCACCTTTGTGCAGGAATATTTTCACATCGTCCTCGATGGTTACGTAACCTGTAAGATTTTCTTTGCCTGCCATAATCCTGCGAGCGGCTTCCAGTCGGGGGAGAAGTACCCACTCAAGTTTGCCTATCTCATAACGTATGCTTGCAATTACTTCGCCGTCAACGATAACTTCATCCATGCGGTCTTCGTAGGGTGCTTTGTTGAGCAGCACGATCCTGTCCGTGTCAAGAAGCGGATTATTGAACTGTTGTTTTGATATCCTGTTTATGTGTTCGATGTCGTGCAGAAAAGCCGGTCTTATATCTCCGGGGGGTGTGACATTTACTTTTACACATTCGGCCCCACAGGCACATTTTTTGCCAAGGACGGCTACATTGCAGCTGTGGCACCATTGCAGCAGCAAATCTCCATGGAATACAGGTTGTGACATCTATGCTGCAAATCCTGTACTGGTTAAATAATATTGTGGTCGTTCTCAGAAGAACTTTGAAGCCAGTGAATCGCCCTGTGATTGACACATCTGTTCGTATGGACAGTATCCACAGAGCTTTCCCCGCTTTGCCTGTGGCATCTTTCCTTCCTTTATCTTTTCAATTCGTTTGAGGATATTAAGAACCTCCCTGCGCTCAGCTGGGCGAATTCTCACAGATCTTGCCTGGCCCTGCGAGGCATAAAAAAGAACTGCGGAATTTACCGGTTGGTCGTATCTTTCTTCTGTAAGTATGGAATAGGCTGCCAGAGGTATCCGGTCATTTTTCCAAACACCCTGCATTGGGGCATTACCGGTTTTTATGAGCATGGGAATCTTCTGTTTATCGGAACAGATGATTGCCGATGGTGCACCACTTAAGTTTAATTTATCCGAATGCATCAGGGGTTCGATTTCAACGGGTTTTATTAATTCGATCATTTCTTCATCGAATTGGTTCTTTAAATTGCCCGCTATTGCAGGCAAAACTTCGTATACATCTTCCAATGCATCTTTGAATTGGTTTTCATCGATGTGCTCCAATTCGTCGGAATAAATGGTTATTATTTCCTGTACAATCTCTTCGACCCGCTTTTGCAGAAGTGGGAGTATTTCCTGCTTTGATACGGCAATCTCTGCACAGGAAAGAGCCAGTTCTTTTAGCAGCAAATGACGGATGTAAGGTTTTTCAATTTCATTTGATATTACTTCATTCCTGCTGGTAAAGTATATCTTGCGGGGGCACTTCGTGTAGAGAACCACTTCCGAAACATTGGAATTTGTTTCGCAGAACATTGCACACATATTTAGAAGTTAACAAATTGCATAATATTTAAGTTGAATGAATGCCCCTACATCGGCAATAGACGAATCGACATTCGTTAAATATATATGCATGCTGGTATTGAAGTTATTGTAGCACATGACCGAGGATGCATCAAAGGAGAACTTACGTCACCGCCTGGCTGAAAAAATGGCCGGTGAGATCACTCTTTCGGATAAGCCCGGGGAGGCTCTGAAAAAATGGAGACTCAATTTCGAGATAGCCCAGACTGATATATCTTCATATCTGGGTGTTTCGCCATCTGTTATAAGTGATTATGAAAGTGGAAGGCGAAAGTCTCCGGGAACCCTTATCGTCAGCAAGATAGTGGATGCTTTGATAAATATTGATTCAGAAAGCGGAGGCCACAAGATACATGCCTATGAAGGCATGCTGTACAGTGATAAGGCATCAAAAGCGGTCTATGCAACTTACGAATACACATATCCAATGCAGCTTGCAAAACTGGCCACTCTAATTGAGGCGGATGTGGCCAACCGGGGTGTGGAAAAACCCCTGTATGGTTTTACGGTGGTAGACAGCAAGAAGGCAATTCTTGAATTGTCTTCCCATGAATTCCAGAAACTTTATGGATGGAGCACAGAACGTGCCATGATATTCACTAAAGTGTCTACAGGGAAATCCCCCATGGTGGCAATCAGGGTCACCAACCTAAAACCCGCAGCCGTGGTTCTGCACGGCCTTAGTATCAGGGATGTGGATCCGATGGCCAAAAAAATGGCAGAAGTTGACAGGATCCCCTTACTGGCAACGACTATGGACCTTGATGAATTGATCGAGGCATTAAAGCATTACAGTCAATATCAGGTAATGGAATGATATTTATTTTTGAGCAAAAGGTGATTTAAGCAATGAGCGTAGGGATTGTTTCATACGGTACATATATCCCCAAATACAGGATAAAAGTGGAGGATATAGCGAAGGTATGGGGTGATAATGCAGATATACTCAGTGCAGGCCTCATGGTGAATGAAAAATCCGTCCCGGATCTGGATGAGGATACTGTAACAATTGCGGTAGAGGCTTCAAGGGCTGCAATTTGTCGCAGCAGTCTAGATCCTTCCAGGATAGGAGCGATATATACGGGTTCTGAAAGTCATCCCTATGCGGTCAAACCCACCAGTACAATAGTGGCTGAAGCGGTTGAAGCGACCCCTGAGATGACCGCAGCGGATCTTGAATTTGCCTGTAAGGCAGGAAGTGCCGGTATACAGGCATGCATGGGATTGGTACAATCCGGTATGGCAGATCTGGGGCTTGCGATAGGTTCGGACGTATCACAGGGTGCACCCGGAGATGCGCTGGAATATACCGCTGCTGCTGGCGGTGCGGCTTATATTATAGGCAACAAAGAAGAAGAAATGGTGGCAATCATCGAAGACACCTATTCTTTTACGACCGATACTCCTGATTTCTGGAGACGTGAGGGTATGCCTTATCCCGAACACGGTGGGCGTTTCACCGGAGAACCCGGTTATTTCAAACACGTCCTGGGTGCCGCAAAAGGCCTGATGAATAAACTTGGCACCTCAGCTGAGGATTACGATTATGCAGTATTCCATCAACCCAATGGTAAGTTCCCCTCAAGGGTGGCAAAAATGCTGGGATTCAGTAAGGAAAAAATTGCTCCCGGCCTTTTGGTCACAAGATTGGGTAATACTTATTCCGGTTCATGCCTGATGGGTATTGCAGCTACTCTTGATCAGGCAAAGCCCGGAGACAGGATATTTGCCACAGCCTTTGGTTCTGGTGCAGGAGCAGATGCCTTCAGTTTCAGGGTAACGGACAAGATCGACAAGATAAGGGATAAAGCTCCCCGGGTAGAGGAATTGCTTGCAAATCCTGTCTACATGGATTATGCAATGTATGCAAAGCATAAAGGCAAGATAAAAAGGTCGTGAGGGGATAAAAA is a window of Methanohalophilus mahii DSM 5219 DNA encoding:
- a CDS encoding ABC transporter ATP-binding protein gives rise to the protein MILRVDNASYSYDGKKNVFEDISFFLKKGETLCILGPNGIGKSTLLKCLGNVLKLSEGSVLIDGNDISSMSRTEIAQKIGYVPQSDQSVFPFSVLDFVMLGRAPHLPFFSSPGEKDLRIAGNAISKVGISHLRDRPVTEVSGGERQLALIARALAQEPEILLLDEPTSHLDFGNQVRVLNLIERLTSQGTSVIMSTHFPDHGFIGSKNVAIMLENDFIEQGTAEEVITKENMALAYGVDVAIDHVSSIQRNVCLPL
- a CDS encoding hydroxymethylglutaryl-CoA synthase, with the protein product MSVGIVSYGTYIPKYRIKVEDIAKVWGDNADILSAGLMVNEKSVPDLDEDTVTIAVEASRAAICRSSLDPSRIGAIYTGSESHPYAVKPTSTIVAEAVEATPEMTAADLEFACKAGSAGIQACMGLVQSGMADLGLAIGSDVSQGAPGDALEYTAAAGGAAYIIGNKEEEMVAIIEDTYSFTTDTPDFWRREGMPYPEHGGRFTGEPGYFKHVLGAAKGLMNKLGTSAEDYDYAVFHQPNGKFPSRVAKMLGFSKEKIAPGLLVTRLGNTYSGSCLMGIAATLDQAKPGDRIFATAFGSGAGADAFSFRVTDKIDKIRDKAPRVEELLANPVYMDYAMYAKHKGKIKRS
- a CDS encoding helix-turn-helix domain-containing protein, whose product is MTEDASKENLRHRLAEKMAGEITLSDKPGEALKKWRLNFEIAQTDISSYLGVSPSVISDYESGRRKSPGTLIVSKIVDALINIDSESGGHKIHAYEGMLYSDKASKAVYATYEYTYPMQLAKLATLIEADVANRGVEKPLYGFTVVDSKKAILELSSHEFQKLYGWSTERAMIFTKVSTGKSPMVAIRVTNLKPAAVVLHGLSIRDVDPMAKKMAEVDRIPLLATTMDLDELIEALKHYSQYQVME
- the cas4 gene encoding CRISPR-associated protein Cas4 — translated: MFCETNSNVSEVVLYTKCPRKIYFTSRNEVISNEIEKPYIRHLLLKELALSCAEIAVSKQEILPLLQKRVEEIVQEIITIYSDELEHIDENQFKDALEDVYEVLPAIAGNLKNQFDEEMIELIKPVEIEPLMHSDKLNLSGAPSAIICSDKQKIPMLIKTGNAPMQGVWKNDRIPLAAYSILTEERYDQPVNSAVLFYASQGQARSVRIRPAERREVLNILKRIEKIKEGKMPQAKRGKLCGYCPYEQMCQSQGDSLASKFF
- a CDS encoding phosphoadenosine phosphosulfate reductase domain-containing protein, whose product is MSQPVFHGDLLLQWCHSCNVAVLGKKCACGAECVKVNVTPPGDIRPAFLHDIEHINRISKQQFNNPLLDTDRIVLLNKAPYEDRMDEVIVDGEVIASIRYEIGKLEWVLLPRLEAARRIMAGKENLTGYVTIEDDVKIFLHKGANLLAPGVLDADSGIQKNDEVIIITTAGEVVATGRARMDGQEMMEAQKGTAVKPRWKEDTTSKVNDRKPSCWDDVIRANRFIMDEAIGQAHDFIQKTIKKEELPISVSYSGGKDSLAVVQLVDECVGDYDIMFADTGLEFPETLENIDHVGELYSKDVRSISVGEAFWDSIDAFGPPAVEMRWCCKICKLGPLSQLIKENYDKGCLTFVGQRKYESTTRARSNRVWKNPWVGNQTAASPIQDWTALHIWLYIFMNELPYNPLYEKGFDRMGCWLCPSSSLGDLKRLKETHPHYEEKLMKHLYAYADKTGIDKEWADYGFWRWKSLPANIKKIAEELGINTAPTRYDPNKLTFTSSVGHRPCTTGEMTAEGSFSTVLDMEKIRKSGMLLAIGEVKYTDEMAMITRKKDTAQVFATGSVRVRASSKSDAGKLLRDTESSIRRALGCTGCGVCIGKCPHNAIRIENKIAYIGDKCTHCGKCIEVCPVVKFIRD